One genomic region from Kineobactrum salinum encodes:
- a CDS encoding anhydro-N-acetylmuramic acid kinase, producing the protein MQPPKQSSLYLGLMSGTSIDAVDCALLDCGGNTIKLLAAREAPIPATLRARIAAISQPGDNEIEALGRLDRDLGTLFATASLDLLAEAGLVSADINAIGSHGQTIRHRPPSADRTAPFTLQIGDPNTIAELTGITTVADFRRRDMAAGGEGAPLAPAFHAAAFAAPDRNRAIVNIGGIANVSLLAGLTLSAGFDTGPGNTLLDHWINRHQAARYDQHGQWSAEGTVSATLLKALEAHPYMARCGPRSTGKEAFNLDWLDDCLRAMPALDPRDVQATLAEFTAASIARAIGNWELRVDEVYVCGGGARNTDLMRRLYQKLAPARLDTTAVLGIDPEWVEAAAFAWLAWRSMEGLAGNAPQVTGAAGTRVLGGIYPAAGRSNDGAVISGDPG; encoded by the coding sequence CTGCAGCCCCCTAAACAATCTTCTCTCTATCTGGGGCTGATGTCCGGCACCAGTATTGATGCCGTCGATTGCGCCCTGCTCGACTGCGGCGGCAATACCATCAAACTGCTGGCGGCACGGGAAGCCCCGATACCCGCAACCCTGCGCGCCCGCATCGCCGCCATCAGCCAGCCGGGCGACAATGAAATCGAGGCGCTGGGCAGGCTTGACCGGGATCTGGGCACGTTGTTTGCGACCGCGAGTCTGGATCTGCTGGCCGAGGCCGGATTGGTCAGCGCTGACATCAACGCCATCGGCAGCCACGGCCAAACCATACGCCATCGCCCGCCCTCCGCCGATCGCACTGCGCCTTTTACCCTGCAGATCGGCGACCCCAACACCATAGCGGAGCTGACTGGTATCACCACGGTTGCGGATTTTCGCCGCCGTGACATGGCCGCCGGCGGCGAGGGAGCGCCACTGGCGCCCGCATTCCATGCCGCGGCCTTTGCTGCGCCGGACCGCAACCGAGCAATCGTCAATATCGGTGGCATTGCCAACGTCAGCCTGCTCGCCGGACTTACGCTCAGCGCCGGCTTTGACACCGGCCCGGGCAACACTCTGCTGGATCACTGGATCAATCGGCACCAGGCGGCACGCTACGACCAGCATGGACAATGGTCCGCAGAAGGAACGGTGTCAGCCACGTTGCTGAAGGCCCTGGAAGCGCATCCCTATATGGCGCGCTGCGGCCCCCGCAGTACGGGCAAGGAGGCATTCAACCTCGACTGGCTGGACGATTGCTTGCGGGCAATGCCCGCCCTGGACCCGCGCGATGTACAGGCAACGCTGGCGGAATTCACCGCTGCCTCCATCGCGCGAGCCATCGGGAACTGGGAATTGCGTGTGGACGAGGTGTATGTCTGCGGGGGAGGCGCCCGCAACACGGACCTGATGCGGCGGCTCTATCAGAAGCTGGCGCCAGCCCGCCTGGATACCACAGCAGTGCTGGGGATTGATCCCGAATGGGTAGAGGCGGCGGCATTTGCCTGGCTCGCCTGGCGCAGCATGGAAGGCCTGGCAGGCAACGCGCCGCAGGTCACCGGAGCAGCGGGAACACGGGTACTGGGAGGGATTTACCCGGCGGCCGGGCGTTCAAACGACGGCGCGGTCATTTCAGGTGACCCCGGCTGA